CTCGCAGCGATTAAGGCGGCGCGCACGGCAACCAACCGATGACTTCGATTCGAACAACGACTACGCCAGCTTCGCATACGCTTCCTTCATGTCGCCAGATGCCGCCGCCGCCCATTGATTGAGTCCAGGTGCAGTCGACTTGCCGTTCTACAGCTACTTGAACGTCATCCCAGTATCGGACTCTCGGCAAACCTATAGCGTTAAGCAACAACCGTTCCAAAGTAAGATCATTTCTGCGGCCTAATCCGCCCCGCAGACGACCGACGGCGACGGTGTCTGGGAATGCGACAGCAGTGTCGCTGAAATCGACGCGTCTGTGACTTGGTTGCGGCGTGGCGCCGCCCGAGGCCTGATTGCGTCGCACGCGTCCGCCTAGGGGCGGCGTGAAAGCCGGCACACCGAAGAACTCGATGCCCTCGACGGCACGAACCGAAAGAGCTTTTTGCGACGACCTCGAGGTTACGAGGATACAAAGTCCTCAACTGATAAAGTCAGTCGAGGCAACGGTTTGCGAAGATTGTACTACCCCTTTGTTGCATCGCACATGTTTGCAATCGTTGTCACTTGTTTGCAAACGTAGGCAGCGCGAAGGGGTAGTCGGTTTCGCGGCCGGTAAGTCGCTTGCGGAGGGTGCCCGCACGGCGAGAATCGTGGCAGGGCAGTGCAGGGGGGCGGAAAGGTTGTCCCCCTGCGTTGCTCGTCAGAATGCAGAGATTGGGTCCCGATGCCGCACTGGTTCCCCCGCTCTTTGTCCTTTTCGCACGCTCCAGTGAAGACCAGTTACGTCGGCAGATTCTGTTCCTGAAGACCGAACCCGAGATGACCCGTGCGAGCGTCCCGCAGAGCCGAATCTTTTTCAAGGATGACGAGCGGCAACAGCTGCTAGAGTTGGGCGACGGCATCGGGGCAGACGTGCTGAAGATGGTGTTATTTTTTCATCCACGAAGTTACCGCCGCTGGCAGGAGCGGAGACGCCAGGGCAAGCCGCCGGCGAAGAAGATTGGCCGGAAGGGCACGTCCAAGGCGATCCGCCAGATCGTGGTCCGGCCCGCCAAGCAGAATCGTTGGGGCTACGGGCGGATCGTCGGTGAGTCGCGGGAATTACGCATCCGCTGCGTTGGCCGCACGACGGCCAGCACCATCCTCAAGGAAGAGGGGATTTATCCAGGGCCAAAGCGTGGTCCAGGGACCTGGGACGACTTCATCAAGATTCAGGCCGAGTCGCTTTGGCAGTGTGATTTCTTCAGCAAGATGGCCAGGACGAGCATCGGGCTGCGGCAGGCGTACACGCTCGCCTTCTTGCACGTTAGATCGGTTCAATACGCGGCGAGTGCCTCAATCGCTTCATCGTTTGCAGCCTGGGACACCTCGGCCGTATCACGTCTTGCTACCTCGATTACTATCATCATGCGCGGCCTCACCAGAGGAAGCAGAACAAGCCGCTGCTCGGGTTCTGCCCCAAGGTCGACGATCCGCCAGAGGGCGGCGACGAGATCGTCTGCCGAGAGTGGCTTGGCGGCGTGCTGAAGCACTACGAACGAACGGCGGCCTGACGAGGAAACAGACCCTCGGCGGCTTCGACGCGCGCCAGTTGCAGATCTGCCGCGATTCGTGACAAACGGACCGACGCAATGAGCAGCGGGGGTGCGAAGAATGACCGGCAAACACCGACCATTCTTCTGTGACAACTTTGTTGAACGGGACGAGTGATCGCCTTCAGAAGGTTCCGAGTCTGGCTCTGGAGAGTTTGGAGGATGGGCGCAAATGGAAGAGCTATGATTGACAGCGAGTACAGCGCACAACAAACGTCGGGCGGCGCTGGGCCCCTTGACTCGGGCATTTGTCCCACCAGCCGAACGGAACGCTTGCTAGAGATGCGTGGCTTTGCGGGCCGATGAATGCGTGTTCTTGAGGCACGAGTTTCTATTCATCAAAGGAAAGACGCACCCAATCTAGAATGGGCTTCGATGCGTTCTGGGTGGTGTCTGTCATGCGGATTTCGAAGCTAAACCCAACGCCTGCAGGCAAACTTGACAGGTCCATCTCGGCCGGTGTTTTGGCCACCTGCTTGGCGAAGCCTGGGATATAGTCGTATTTCTCTGCAATCTGTCGCCATTCTGTCCACTGGTCGACAATTCCATCGCCGCTAGTATCCACGCCCACGCGGACATCGACCTTTTCGACCCACGGACCGGGGCTAACAAAGTCAGTGTTTTGCTGGGTGGCCAGGTAGAAGCGGCCCTCGGCGAACATCACATCGGGGTCGGGGTGACCTTTGCCGACATGGCCGCACCACTCAAAGGGTTGATTGATGTCGGGCGAGGTGAAACGCCCCACACTCATGTGATGGCCTTCGGCTGGGTCGAAGTCGCAGAACAGGTAATACCTGCCGCCGACAGAGATGGCCGCCCAGTCGCCGTAGGCGTTCTGCTCCGGCTCGTGAATCTCGAATTCTGCGATGTTCGTCGCGTAGTTGGCTGGGTCTTCCTTCGCCCAGTGGGGGTGGCGATACGTCCCCTTCCTGCCTGTGGGAGTAGTCCGTTCGTCAACCGCGGGGGCAAGGATCTCAAAATCCTTGATCCCGTCCTCGCTTACCGCATGCGTGGCCAGCGGCGAATCCCAGGCGTGTGTACGCGCGTTAATGGGGCTCCAGTCCTCGGCGATCACATGAAAACTCCCCTGAAGGTCGCGGATAAAAGCGCAGTCCGAACCGTGTGACGGGTCTGCAAACGCGAGCCCCATGTTCTTACCCGGTTTCCCGTCCGTCAGGTCTTCATCAATATAGAGATGGGGGTCCTGGTCGTTGGGGAAGTCGTAGTAAAAATACGCCTTGCCATCTGCTATCTCTGCCGTTGTCATCCACTTGCCTACGCTATCAGTGATCGGCCCGTGGTGTACCCAGTTCTTCATGTCGCGGCTCTGCCACGCGTGGTACCCGCCCCGAGGAGGCTGAAGGCCGCCGGGAGCATCGTATTGATTAGCGTAATGCGTGGTCAGGAGCGGTACGTCAAAACCATCAAGCGTGGCCGCAACCTGTGCGCGGTTGGAACCCGCAGTCCCATTTCTCTTCTTCTGCGAGTACCGACCGAACATCCAGTAGTCATCCGGGCCGAGGCTCAGGAACACCGGTGCATCGCCCAGATTTTCCGGTCCGATGTTCTCGATCACCTGCCAGTTGTCCCACGCCGGAGACTGCTCCACAGTAATCGTTCGTGCCTTCCGGCTGTCTGGAAAGGACTTCAGCTTGCTGCGGAAGACCGCTGTCGGCGCCGTCGGCTCAACCATGCCCTGCTGGATAACGAACGAGTCGCGGTCCCCTGCAGCGGCACGCCACTCTTGCTGGCTATTGACCAGCCACGGGTCAGCGGCAAGAGAAGCTGTCGCGCTGGTGAAACCAACTACGAGCGTCGTCAACAGTGTTTGGGGGGGCATGCGTCTTGTTCTTCCATTAGTGGTTAACGAACCGAACGCCTTTTAGCTTCAGCACGACTGCGTTCGGCCAGCGTTTGTTGTTGTAGATCCGTTGGGCGCGGACAACAGAGAGCAAAAGGCCTTCAGGGGTTTGCGTTAGCCGAGATTCGACGTCTTCCTCGGGCCTGTACTCGAGCACCTTGTCGTTCTGGCCTAGCACGCTGACGGTTGCCGCATCGGTGGCTGCCAGTTCGGTAAGTAGGATCTCTTTCCGCTCCCCATGAGGCCAACGCTCCACTGGGCCCGTGTGACCGGTTACTAGCACATAAACCGAACTGCCATCCTTGGACTGGGTGTACCACACGTCCTGCTCGCCGATCACCGGGCACGGGCGGACTCCCCGGATCGCTTCATCGTTGATAAACATCCACAGCCCCAACTCCCGGAAAATTCGCTCCTGCTCAAACGGGAGCTTCCCTGAAGGCTCGGGACCTGCGTTAATCAGCAGGTTGCCGCCTTTTGCACGGGTTTCTATCAGCATATTGATCAGAGTGGTCCCGGTCTTGTACTCCTCGTTCGTCGGCTTGAATTGCCACTGGGTGCCAAGGGTAAAGCAAGATTCCCATGGGCCCGGCAGGGGGTCTTGGGGCAGGCGCTGCTCAGGGGTCTCCATTTCGCCGCGGGTGACAATGCATTGTGGCTGAATTCCGTGGATATACTGGGCAAGTTCTCGGCCCCCTCTGCCATCAAAAAACACCACATCAATGTCACCGTATCGGCCAAAGAGTTCGTCGAGTTGCTTCTTGTTGTAGTCGTGTAGAGCAGGCGCCTCCTTGCCAGACGTGCCCTCTCTCCGCACAACTTCGCCGTGGCGGTGCAAGAAAAGGAAATCCTCTGGTGAAAAATAGAACCCGACTTTGACGCCGTGCTTCCGGCACGCTGCAACGTACTTGCCCACAACATCTTGGCCGTAGGGCGTGTGCATGATGCTGAAGTCCGTCGTTTCGGTGTCCCACATACAGAAGCCACTGTGGTGTTTGGTGGTGAGCACCATGTACTTAACGCCGGCGATCTTCGCGATCTCCATCCACTCGTCGGGATCGTACTGCTTTGGGTTGAAACTCTTAGGCAGTTCATTGATGAAGCGATCCAGGTAAGTCTCAGACGCGCCGACCATCGAGTGACTAATCACCGAACCAAGTTGTGAGTCATGCGACCAATGCACGAACATGCCTAGCCCCCAGTCCATGAATTCGGCTTCGCGGTGGGGATTGTTCAGCAACTCTTTCAGCGGTCGTGAGTCATCGCCGTGGGAAAGCGATGTTAGTGCAGAAGTCCATAAGAATGCAGGCAGGATGTAGGCGCTGGCTCGCACGAGTCACCTTCGGTCGGTTAGGCGGTTAGGATGGGAGCCGTCGGGTAGACGAACGGGCAGGAAGGGCCTCAACGCTCCGGACGGGCAAACCCGCGTTGGTTTCCGCCCGGCAGCCAGATTTTGACGAGAAAATCTCGTAATAATCACCTAAAAAGCATGAGTTACTAGACGGTTTGATTTCTGCGGATCCTAACAGCATACGTAGCTTCACTATGAACTTAATACATGGGAGCCCGGTAGCCGTCTTCTGCTTAACGGCGTGTTTCGCTTGGCTCAACGATGCTTCGTCCGCTGATCTAGCTCAGCGCCCCAGTGTTGTCCTGATCCTTGCAGACGATCTTGGCTACGGCGACGTGCAGTGCCTGAATCCCGAGCGGGGGAAAATCGCAACGCCAAACCTGGATCAGCTCGCGCAACAGGGGATGACGTTTACCGATGCACACACTGCTTCGTCGGTTTGTACGCCTACCCGGTACGCCCTGTTGACCGGGCGATACAACTGGCGAACGCGATTGCAGAGCGGTGTTCTGTGGGGTTACAGCGCTCCCTTGATCGCAGAAGGCCGGCTGACGATCGCTGAGCTGATGAAGCAGAACGGCTATCGCACGGCGTGCTTTGGCAAGTGGCACCTCGGGATGGACCTTCCCACAACCGGTGGTCCGGCGCCAACAGTACGTAAGCCGAAGATTGTCAATATTGACTGGAAGGGCGCCATTCAGAATGGCCCCACCGATGTCGGGTTTGATGCTTTCTACGGGATCACGGCGTCGCTGGACATGGCGCCGTACATCTATATCCAGGACGACCGGTTTGTCGGAGAGTGCGAAGGCGGCAAGGGCAAGTCGGCGATGGTCCGGCAGCATGATTTTAACACGCGGGATGTGCTGCCAGAGATCGGCCGTAAGGCGACAGAGTACATCTCCAGCCAGGACGGAAAGCAGCCTTTTTTCGTATACGTTCCGCTGACCTCCCCTCACACGCCCATCGTGCCCTCCGCAGAATGGGTCGGCAAGAGCGGGCTCGGTAAGTACGGCGACTTCGTGATGCAGACCGATGACGTGATCGGAAAGATCCTTGATGCGGTCGACGCCCGGGGGCTGAGCAAGAACACACTTGTCATCGTAACCAGCGACAACGGTTGCTCCAACGCAGCCAAGATCCCCGAACTACAAGCCAAGGGGCACTACCCGAGCGCGCACCTGCGTGGCTCCAAGGCAGATCTGTGGGACGGTGGTCACCGCGTGCCATTTTTCGTGCGTTGGCCGGGCGTCGTCGAGGAGGGAAGTCGTTGTGATCAAACGATCTGTCAAACGGACCTCATCGCCACGTGCGCGGAAATCCTGGGGAAGGAATTGCCGGAAAACGCTGGTGAAGACAGCGTCAGCTTCCTGCCGGCGTTCTCCGGCCAGACCATCCGATCCAGCCGTGCCGGGATTGTCCACCACTCCATCAGTGGGCACTTTGGGTACCGTCAGGGAAACTGGAAGCTCTTGCTCGCCAGAGGTTCCGGCGGCTGGACGTCGCCGAACGAGAAGGCCGCTGCCAAGGCAGGGGCGCCTTTCGTCCAACTCTATGACATGGAGAACGATCCCGGTGAGTCGGACAACCTCAGCTCTTCCCACCCAGAGGTAGTGGAGCGCTTGCTGGCACAGTTAGAGTCTGATGTGGCTCGCGGACGCAGCACCGATGGCATGGCGTCGCGGAATGACGTTGCGACAATCAAGCTTTGGAAGAGCGGCGAAGAATGAGGAGGCATCTAACAGGACGAATAGCAACAATGGCGGCCGCGATGGTCTTGGCGGCGCCATTGCTGAGTGTAGCGCGGGAACCCAGCCCCTATGACGGCAGTTGGGAGTCGCTGCAGAAGATGCCCGTTCCGGCGTGGTTCGAAGAGGGCAAGATCGGCATCTTTATCCATTGGGGGCCCTACAGCGCGATTGGCTATCGCAAAGGGGGACGCGGCTATGCGGAGCACGTGCCAAAACTTATGTACGCCGATGCGGAGCACTACTACCCCTACCTGCGGGAGCGGTGGGGCGGAAGTCCACCAGAGTTCGGCTATAAGGACATAATCGACGGATTCACGGCAGAGAACTGGGAGCCGGACGAGTGGGCACGGCTTTCTGTGGAGGCGGGCGCCAGGTACGTGGTTCTGACCGCGGAGCACCACGATGGCTGGGCGAACTGGGACTCTGATCTGACGCCGTGGAACGCGGTGAACAAGGGTCCACATCGCGACCTTGTGGGCGACCTGGCAAGGGCGGTACGCAAGCAAGGCCTCAGATTTGCGCCTTCTTATCACCGTGAACGGCACGGTTCGTTCTTCGCCACAAAGCAGTACGTGGTGTCCGCCGAGCCGTGGCCGGACATCATAGAAGAAATCCGGCGTGTGCCGGCGGCAGGGTCGCTGTACGGCCCGTTCGGCTTCTCCAAAGCGTTCGTCGACGACTATGTCGCCCGCTGGAAAGAGATCCAGGCCAAGTACCAACCCGATTTCATGTGGATTGACGACATTCCTATCTACACCCGGGATGGTAATAACGTGCGAAAAGGAAGGGCGAAGCCGGAGATTCAGTACTTTGACGATCAGCTACGTGGCATGATCACGGATTTCATGAACGATGCAGCGGCCCGCGGGCAGGAGGCTTATTGCAACAACAAAGGCGGGAACCGGAACTGGCCGGATGGTGTGGGCTGCCTAGAGAAGGACAACCTGAAACTCAAGAACATCGGGCCTAAATGGCAAAGCTGCACAACTTTCGGCACTTCGTTTGGATACCTGGAGGGGGATCGCTACAAGTCGATCAAGGGGGTGATCCATGAAATGATCGAGGTTGTCAGTCGCAACGGCAACTTCCTGATCAACATTGGGCCGAGGGCGGACGGCACGATTCCAGAACCCCAGATGAACCGATTGCGAGCGATGGGCGATTGGCTCAGGATCAACGGTGACGCTATCTACGGATCACGGTACTGGAAGCAGAATCACCAGGCGGCGGGCAATCTTGCGTTTACAGCCAATGGAGAGAAACTCTACGCCATTGCGATGGACAAGCCCACAAGCCAACTGACCATCAACGAGTGCGCCGGCTGGGAAACCGGCGCCATCAGATCTGTGCGACTGCTGGGATCGGACTCGGTTGTAGAGTGGGAGTTAGCACCATCAGGATTGCAGATCACACCGCCCAAAGACCTTGGAGATAGTAATTACGCCTGGGTCTTTGAGGTGGCAACCGATCGTGAGCAGCACACGCCTGGCGTGAAGGAAGGCGACGCAAACGCGGCCCTCCGTGGCACGAGTGAAGTAGATCTAGAAGGGCGGGCTAGGTGATTTGCGCTGCACATCTTGTCCAGTGAACACATACCGCGCAAACCGGCGCGACTGTACGATGGCTTGTTGCTGTCATCATAGCGTCGCCCTCTCAGAGAGCTGCAAGAGGATCATAGGGGTGATAAGCAACCTTGCGGCGGGCGTTGCTATCGGGGTGGCGCTCATAAGTCCGGCGTGGGCGGCGCCCAGGCCCAATATTATCCTGCTGATGGCGGACGACCTGGGCCGGGGTGACCTGCAGTGCTTCAACCCCAGTTCGCCGATTCAAACGCCTGCGCTGGATGAGATGGCCGGAGCGGGGATGCGATTCGACCGCTTCTACGCATCTTCGCCAGTGTGCAGCCCGACCCGTGGGTCGTGCCTCACGGGTCGGCACCCGTTTAGGTACGGCGTTTACTATGCGAACACGGGGCATCTCAGGCCCGAAGAAATCACGCTGGCCGAACTACTCCAGAGCGAGGGGTACAAGACAGGGCACTTCGGCAAGTGGCACCTCGGAACGATGACGACCGAGGTCTCGGACGCCAACCGCGGGGCGCCTGGCAACACAAGAGACTATAGTCCTCCTTGGAAGCACGGGTTTCAGGTTTGTTTTTCGACGGAGTCGAAAACACCGACCTGGGACCCAATGTTGAAACCCGTACGATCTGGCGGCCGTGGATCCGCGCAAGGCTGGGAACCCATCGAGCAGCGGGCCCTAGCCACTGAGTTTGGCACACGCTACTGGAACGAGCGGGGGCAGGTAGTGCATGATAATCTTGAGGGGGATGACTCTCGTGTCATTATGGACCGAGTTGTGCCGTTCGTCAGGCAAGCTGCTCGTTCCCAGACGCCATTCCTGAGTGTCATCTGGTTCCATACCCCTCATTTGCCGGTGGTGGCTGGACCACAACACGC
This genomic interval from Posidoniimonas corsicana contains the following:
- a CDS encoding alpha-L-fucosidase; this translates as MRASAYILPAFLWTSALTSLSHGDDSRPLKELLNNPHREAEFMDWGLGMFVHWSHDSQLGSVISHSMVGASETYLDRFINELPKSFNPKQYDPDEWMEIAKIAGVKYMVLTTKHHSGFCMWDTETTDFSIMHTPYGQDVVGKYVAACRKHGVKVGFYFSPEDFLFLHRHGEVVRREGTSGKEAPALHDYNKKQLDELFGRYGDIDVVFFDGRGGRELAQYIHGIQPQCIVTRGEMETPEQRLPQDPLPGPWESCFTLGTQWQFKPTNEEYKTGTTLINMLIETRAKGGNLLINAGPEPSGKLPFEQERIFRELGLWMFINDEAIRGVRPCPVIGEQDVWYTQSKDGSSVYVLVTGHTGPVERWPHGERKEILLTELAATDAATVSVLGQNDKVLEYRPEEDVESRLTQTPEGLLLSVVRAQRIYNNKRWPNAVVLKLKGVRFVNH
- a CDS encoding sulfatase family protein, which produces MNLIHGSPVAVFCLTACFAWLNDASSADLAQRPSVVLILADDLGYGDVQCLNPERGKIATPNLDQLAQQGMTFTDAHTASSVCTPTRYALLTGRYNWRTRLQSGVLWGYSAPLIAEGRLTIAELMKQNGYRTACFGKWHLGMDLPTTGGPAPTVRKPKIVNIDWKGAIQNGPTDVGFDAFYGITASLDMAPYIYIQDDRFVGECEGGKGKSAMVRQHDFNTRDVLPEIGRKATEYISSQDGKQPFFVYVPLTSPHTPIVPSAEWVGKSGLGKYGDFVMQTDDVIGKILDAVDARGLSKNTLVIVTSDNGCSNAAKIPELQAKGHYPSAHLRGSKADLWDGGHRVPFFVRWPGVVEEGSRCDQTICQTDLIATCAEILGKELPENAGEDSVSFLPAFSGQTIRSSRAGIVHHSISGHFGYRQGNWKLLLARGSGGWTSPNEKAAAKAGAPFVQLYDMENDPGESDNLSSSHPEVVERLLAQLESDVARGRSTDGMASRNDVATIKLWKSGEE
- a CDS encoding alpha-L-fucosidase; the encoded protein is MAAAMVLAAPLLSVAREPSPYDGSWESLQKMPVPAWFEEGKIGIFIHWGPYSAIGYRKGGRGYAEHVPKLMYADAEHYYPYLRERWGGSPPEFGYKDIIDGFTAENWEPDEWARLSVEAGARYVVLTAEHHDGWANWDSDLTPWNAVNKGPHRDLVGDLARAVRKQGLRFAPSYHRERHGSFFATKQYVVSAEPWPDIIEEIRRVPAAGSLYGPFGFSKAFVDDYVARWKEIQAKYQPDFMWIDDIPIYTRDGNNVRKGRAKPEIQYFDDQLRGMITDFMNDAAARGQEAYCNNKGGNRNWPDGVGCLEKDNLKLKNIGPKWQSCTTFGTSFGYLEGDRYKSIKGVIHEMIEVVSRNGNFLINIGPRADGTIPEPQMNRLRAMGDWLRINGDAIYGSRYWKQNHQAAGNLAFTANGEKLYAIAMDKPTSQLTINECAGWETGAIRSVRLLGSDSVVEWELAPSGLQITPPKDLGDSNYAWVFEVATDREQHTPGVKEGDANAALRGTSEVDLEGRAR
- a CDS encoding sulfatase family protein, which translates into the protein MALISPAWAAPRPNIILLMADDLGRGDLQCFNPSSPIQTPALDEMAGAGMRFDRFYASSPVCSPTRGSCLTGRHPFRYGVYYANTGHLRPEEITLAELLQSEGYKTGHFGKWHLGTMTTEVSDANRGAPGNTRDYSPPWKHGFQVCFSTESKTPTWDPMLKPVRSGGRGSAQGWEPIEQRALATEFGTRYWNERGQVVHDNLEGDDSRVIMDRVVPFVRQAARSQTPFLSVIWFHTPHLPVVAGPQHAAIYEEHSSFKKRYYGCVTAMDEQIGRLRSELASLGITENTMIWFCSDNGPEGNENSPGSAAHFRGRKRDLYEGGVRVPGILEWPARVAPGSVTGFPAVTSDYLVTILDVLGLNLPDDRPVDGVSLLPVLTGRPATRQKPIGFQSRRQLAWTTERYKLLSRDLGETWELYDLLSDPAESRNLATEFPEKIEAMSEALAVWISSCKASDEGGDWSK